The following is a genomic window from Amycolatopsis acidiphila.
CACGGCGGGATGTACGACCCGAAGGCCTCCCGGTTGGCGCCGGTCAACGCCGTCGTCGGCGGAGCCGTGCCGCACGCGGTCGGCTGGGCGATGGGCGCCAAGCTGGACGACACCGGTGGCGTGGCGATCACCTACTTCGGGGACGGCGCCAGCTCGCAGGGCGACGTCCACGAGGCGATGAACTTCGCCGCGGTCTACCGGCTGCCGGTGGTGTTCTTCTGCCAGAACAACGGCTGGGCGATCTCGGTGCCGACCGAGCGGCAGGTCGCCGGCGGCTCGGTCGCCGCGCGGGCCGCCGGGTACGGCATCGAGGGCGTGCGGGTCGACGGGAACGACGTGCTCGCGGTGTTCGAGACGACGCGGGAAGCCGTGCTGCGAGGCCGCGACGGCGGCGGGCCGACCGTGCTCGAGGCGATGACCTACCGGATGGGCCCGCACTCCACTTCGGACGATCCCGGCCGCTACCGCACGCTCGAGGAGGAGCGGGCCTGGGCGGAACGGGACCCGGTCGCCCGTGCCGCTCGGCAACTGTCCGCGGACGACGTCGCCGAGGCCGAGGCGCATGCCGCGGACGTCGTCCGCCAGGTCCGGGAGGGCCTCGTCACGGTCGGCGACCGGCCGACCGAGGAGCTGTTCTCGTTCGTCTACCGCGAGCCGACGAAGGCTCTGCTCGACCAGCAGCATGCCTGGAAGGAAGCCGCTGATGTGTGAGAGGACCACACGAAGCGAGCGCGACGAAGGAGCTGCTGTGCTGGAGGACCGGACGGGTGCGGAACCCCGCGGCAATGCTGAGCTGTCCTTGCAGCAGGCCCTCAACCTCGCGCTTCGGCATGCGTGCGAGGACGACGACCGCGTGCTCGTCTTCGGAGAGGACGTCGGCCGGCTCGGCGGCGTGTTCCGGGTGACCGACGGGCTGCAGGCCAAGTTCGGCGAGCAGCGCGTGTTCGACACCCCGCTCGCGGAGTCCGGGATCATGGGCATGGCGGTCGGTCTGGCGATGGCCGGCTGGCGGCCGGTGCCGGAGATCCAGTTCGACGGGTTCGCCTTCCCCGCGATCGACCAGATCGTGAACCAGGTCGCGCGGCTGCACTACCGCAGCCGTGGCGTGCTGACCATGCCGATCACCCTGCGGCTGCCCAGCTTCGGGGGCATCCGCGCGCCCGAGCACCACGGGGAGAGCCTGGAGTCGTTGTTCGCGCACGTCCCCGGGCTCAAGGTGGTCTCGCCGTCGTCGCCGCGCGAGGGCTACCACCTGCTGCGGCAGTCGATCGCCGACCCGGACCCGGTGATCTTCATGGAGCCGAAGCCGCGGTACTGGCACCGCGAGTCCTTCGACCCGACGCAGCCGGTCGAGGCGCTGCCCGTGGGCACCAGCCGGGTCGTCCGGCAGGGCAAGCACGCGACGCTCGTGGCGTGGGGCGCGACGGTCGCCCGCTGCCTGCAGGTTGCGGAGCTGGCGGCGGAGGACGGCGTCGAGCTCGAAGTGCTGGACCTGCGCTGGCTCAAGCCGGTCGACGCCGACGGCCTCGCCGCGTCCGTCGGGCGCACCCGGCGCGCGGTGGTCGTGCACGAGGCCCCGCTGACCGCGGGCCTCGGCGCCGAGGTCTCGACGCTGATCACCGAGCGCTGCTTCGGCGAGCTGCGCGCGCCCGTCCAGCGGGTCACCGGGTTCGACGTGCCCTACCCGTCCGGCCCGCTCGAGGACGAGTACCTGCCGAGCATCGACCGGATCCTGACCGCCGTGCAGACCACCCTGGAGTACCGCCGTGGCTGAAGTGACCTTTCCGCTGCCCGACCTCGGCGAGGGCCTGATCAGTGCGAAGGTGCTGGAATGGCTGGTCGCCGAGGGCGACTGGGTTGAGCGCAACACGCCGCTGCTGGAGCTGGAGACGACCAAGGCCGCGGTGGAGATCCCGTCGCCGCAGTCCGGCCGGATCACCCGGCTGCACGTCGGCGAGGGCGAGGAGCTGGCGGCCGGGGACCCGCTGGTCACCTTCACCGTGGAGGACGACCAGGCCGGC
Proteins encoded in this region:
- a CDS encoding thiamine pyrophosphate-dependent enzyme, coding for MEKADLRELHRLMLVARRVDEEAIALQRQGVLPGYAPMRGQEAAQVGSAAALDLTRDFAFPNYRDLGAATAMGVDLVGYLSTHLGTWHGGMYDPKASRLAPVNAVVGGAVPHAVGWAMGAKLDDTGGVAITYFGDGASSQGDVHEAMNFAAVYRLPVVFFCQNNGWAISVPTERQVAGGSVAARAAGYGIEGVRVDGNDVLAVFETTREAVLRGRDGGGPTVLEAMTYRMGPHSTSDDPGRYRTLEEERAWAERDPVARAARQLSADDVAEAEAHAADVVRQVREGLVTVGDRPTEELFSFVYREPTKALLDQQHAWKEAADV
- a CDS encoding biotin/lipoyl-containing protein, which gives rise to MAEVTFPLPDLGEGLISAKVLEWLVAEGDWVERNTPLLELETTKAAVEIPSPQSGRITRLHVGEGEELAAGDPLVTFTVEDDQAGIVGTVPQEKKPTRRIRLSLPED
- a CDS encoding alpha-ketoacid dehydrogenase subunit beta, which encodes MLEDRTGAEPRGNAELSLQQALNLALRHACEDDDRVLVFGEDVGRLGGVFRVTDGLQAKFGEQRVFDTPLAESGIMGMAVGLAMAGWRPVPEIQFDGFAFPAIDQIVNQVARLHYRSRGVLTMPITLRLPSFGGIRAPEHHGESLESLFAHVPGLKVVSPSSPREGYHLLRQSIADPDPVIFMEPKPRYWHRESFDPTQPVEALPVGTSRVVRQGKHATLVAWGATVARCLQVAELAAEDGVELEVLDLRWLKPVDADGLAASVGRTRRAVVVHEAPLTAGLGAEVSTLITERCFGELRAPVQRVTGFDVPYPSGPLEDEYLPSIDRILTAVQTTLEYRRG